From Deinococcus detaillensis, one genomic window encodes:
- a CDS encoding M20/M25/M40 family metallo-hydrolase has translation MPLAYLTRIAQTPAPTFHEEERAQLIETLWRELGYRPERDAVGNVLVKLGPSVSLSSAASPHSKALLLAAHLDTVFSSETDVTVREEGGRLVGPGVGDNSSSLAVLSAFLRDLDASQLRRPLWLAANVGEEGLGDLRGAKALLSAHAPELAAFVAVDGYLGVAVTKAVGVRRYRVTFTGQGGHSWGDQAPSALHALGLAITALYALPLPQSPRTTLNVGTASGGNSVNSIAGSAELLLDLRSLDAQLLADLDNKARYAVQGAARQAGVQVRLDQVGDRPGGNLRSDTLLRLARLASQPVGIDLKTAASSTDANAAAPHGVPSMALGVYRGGNAHREDEWVQPSSLNVGLGILQRFVRGYMHE, from the coding sequence GTGCCGCTTGCTTACCTGACCCGCATTGCCCAAACGCCCGCGCCTACCTTTCACGAGGAGGAGCGGGCGCAGCTTATTGAAACGCTGTGGCGAGAACTCGGCTACCGCCCCGAGCGCGACGCGGTGGGCAACGTCTTGGTAAAACTGGGCCCGAGCGTCAGTTTGTCGAGCGCCGCCTCGCCGCACAGCAAAGCCCTGCTGCTAGCCGCCCACCTCGATACCGTGTTCAGCTCGGAAACCGACGTCACCGTGCGCGAGGAAGGCGGACGCTTGGTCGGCCCGGGCGTGGGCGACAACTCGTCGAGCTTGGCGGTGCTGAGCGCTTTTTTGCGCGACCTCGATGCTAGCCAACTGCGCCGCCCGTTGTGGCTGGCGGCCAATGTCGGCGAAGAAGGCTTGGGCGACTTACGCGGCGCGAAGGCGCTGCTCTCGGCCCACGCTCCCGAACTTGCGGCTTTTGTGGCGGTCGACGGCTACCTCGGCGTGGCCGTGACCAAAGCGGTGGGCGTGCGGCGCTACCGCGTGACCTTCACGGGTCAGGGCGGCCACTCGTGGGGCGACCAAGCGCCCAGCGCCCTGCACGCGCTGGGGCTGGCGATCACGGCGCTTTACGCCCTGCCGCTGCCGCAAAGCCCGCGCACCACCCTGAATGTCGGCACGGCGTCGGGCGGCAACAGCGTCAACAGCATCGCGGGCAGCGCCGAACTGCTGCTCGATCTGCGCTCGCTCGACGCCCAGCTTCTCGCCGACCTCGACAACAAAGCCCGCTACGCCGTGCAGGGCGCGGCCAGACAAGCGGGCGTGCAGGTGCGCCTCGACCAAGTGGGCGACAGACCCGGCGGTAACCTACGCTCCGATACTTTGCTGAGGCTGGCGCGGCTGGCTTCTCAGCCTGTGGGCATCGACCTCAAGACCGCCGCCAGCAGCACCGACGCCAACGCCGCCGCGCCGCACGGCGTACCGTCTATGGCGCTGGGCGTGTACCGGGGCGGCAATGCCCACCGAGAAGACGAGTGGGTGCAGCCAAGCAGCTTGAACGTGGGGCTGGGCATTTTACAGCGCTTCGTGCGCGGCTACATGCACGAGTGA
- a CDS encoding ABC transporter ATP-binding protein, with amino-acid sequence MTASVLPPASVVTPKIQLQTENLSRTYPSGDGQITALRPFSHTFAAGMTSVVGPSGSGKSTLLNLLAGFDTPSGGTVRVGGTDIHSLSEAGRADFRLGNYGFVFQSHNLVAILSAQENVEFPLMLAGVPPKERRERARALLAQVGLEQRAHHLPSHLSGGEAQRVAIARALVSDPAVLLADEPTGNLDTRSGEVILELLTRPALEGKTVVLITHDPDVAALADYHLRVRDGEVSVEGSQ; translated from the coding sequence ATGACCGCTTCAGTTTTGCCGCCAGCGAGTGTGGTGACGCCCAAAATTCAGCTTCAGACCGAGAACCTCAGCCGCACCTATCCGAGTGGCGACGGCCAGATCACGGCGCTCAGGCCCTTCTCGCACACCTTCGCGGCGGGGATGACCTCGGTGGTGGGGCCGTCGGGCAGCGGCAAAAGTACCCTGCTCAATTTGCTGGCGGGCTTCGACACCCCCAGCGGCGGCACGGTGCGGGTGGGCGGCACCGATATTCACAGCCTCAGCGAAGCGGGCCGGGCCGACTTCCGGCTGGGGAATTACGGCTTCGTCTTTCAAAGTCACAACCTGGTGGCGATTCTCAGCGCTCAGGAAAATGTCGAATTTCCTTTGATGCTGGCTGGGGTGCCGCCCAAAGAACGACGCGAACGGGCGCGGGCGCTGCTGGCTCAAGTCGGCTTGGAGCAGCGTGCCCATCACCTGCCCTCACACCTCTCCGGTGGCGAGGCCCAGCGGGTTGCCATCGCCCGCGCTCTGGTGTCTGACCCGGCGGTGCTGCTGGCCGACGAGCCCACCGGCAACCTCGATACCCGCAGCGGCGAGGTGATTTTGGAGTTGCTGACCCGCCCGGCGCTCGAAGGCAAAACGGTGGTGCTGATCACCCACGACCCCGATGTGGCCGCCCTCGCCGATTATCATTTGCGGGTCAGAGACGGCGAAGTGAGTGTGGAGGGGAGCCAATAA